One Flagellimonas sp. CMM7 genomic region harbors:
- a CDS encoding MurR/RpiR family transcriptional regulator, giving the protein MKTINDIDLSKLSKKRRLIIQYALDYPDKVVLMRMEELGDKLNVNPATVVKACKAIGLNGFYELKELLKNEVQLTRVDSIFNSMIKEVRAHSNPQKVAQDAILGDIMMLQKTYDTIDFEVIEKIANAIINSKQTYIIGLGHIGLVANYMERICRSAVPQIHASTEYHGELFLNMAHFSEEDVVIGICLDKCQNQTINALRIAKTEKKATTVSIVDSDLSPLIECSDHHISINSSNSFYFGSMVGAFCIVNAIFYSIANILKPETVSHFKFFRTMSEKENVYKI; this is encoded by the coding sequence ATGAAAACAATAAATGACATTGACTTATCAAAACTCTCTAAAAAGAGACGGTTAATAATTCAATATGCTTTGGATTATCCTGATAAAGTAGTTTTAATGAGAATGGAGGAACTTGGAGACAAGTTAAACGTTAACCCAGCTACTGTTGTGAAAGCTTGCAAGGCCATTGGCCTTAATGGTTTTTACGAGTTGAAAGAACTTTTAAAGAATGAGGTTCAACTTACTAGGGTGGATTCCATTTTCAATTCAATGATCAAAGAGGTTCGTGCCCACTCTAATCCACAAAAAGTGGCACAAGATGCCATACTTGGTGACATTATGATGCTTCAAAAAACCTATGATACCATTGATTTTGAAGTAATAGAGAAAATTGCAAATGCAATTATCAATTCAAAACAGACCTATATTATTGGATTGGGACATATAGGATTAGTCGCCAATTATATGGAACGAATTTGCAGGTCTGCCGTACCTCAAATACATGCTAGTACAGAATACCATGGAGAACTTTTCTTGAACATGGCCCATTTTTCAGAAGAAGATGTTGTGATTGGTATATGCTTGGACAAATGCCAAAACCAAACTATCAATGCTCTAAGAATCGCTAAAACGGAAAAGAAAGCAACAACCGTATCCATTGTAGATAGCGACCTTTCTCCCTTAATCGAATGTAGTGATCACCATATCTCAATTAACAGTTCCAATAGTTTTTACTTTGGCAGCATGGTTGGAGCTTTTTGTATTGTAAATGCTATTTTTTATAGTATTGCCAATATCCTAAAACCAGAAACGGTTTCACACTTCAAATTTTTTAGAACCATGTCCGAAAAGGAAAATGTTTATAAAATCTAG
- a CDS encoding sodium-dependent transporter encodes MSNNRWSSKFSFIITTSAFAIGLGNVWRFPYVAGEGGGAAFLLVYLVLILLVGIPILTIEIALGRMSKTTVLLGFGKLGKKPFWNSIGWLGAIACILIMGFYIMIMAWIGIYLWECLSGEISKLPISSISGHFDQVASNLSVVIAVTFAIMIAVFFVIRQGLKSGLERYAKGMMFGLVVLILGLSIWAATLDGALEGYRWLLSPDFSKINFKVIMSAMGQLFFSVGVGMAVTFVFGSYTNTKDNLVSSTIWIVLADTFFAFLSGLMLFPAIFSFNLSPDSGPNLIFVTMATVFHKLEYGWAVGAVFFLLLFLAGFSSLISAVQGLKDSFKDRYKLSNNAALLSVIGSILLVSIAAVFSYTDDPLLIFGKTVFEILDYTTSTILLPLGGLLTVLFAGHIIGYKKLRGHLLEGTKTLKLHSFWKVVLLWILPLSLIIILLNGLLNT; translated from the coding sequence ATGTCCAACAATCGATGGAGCAGTAAATTTTCCTTTATCATTACCACCTCTGCATTCGCAATTGGTTTAGGCAATGTTTGGAGGTTTCCTTATGTTGCAGGTGAAGGTGGAGGTGCGGCTTTTCTGTTGGTTTATCTTGTTTTAATTCTTCTTGTGGGCATTCCCATATTAACTATTGAAATTGCTTTGGGACGTATGTCCAAAACTACGGTACTGCTTGGTTTTGGAAAACTCGGAAAAAAGCCTTTTTGGAACAGTATAGGTTGGTTGGGTGCCATAGCATGTATATTAATTATGGGTTTCTATATCATGATCATGGCATGGATAGGCATATACCTTTGGGAGTGCTTATCTGGGGAAATCTCAAAACTACCAATTTCAAGTATTTCTGGACATTTTGACCAAGTTGCATCCAACCTATCTGTGGTCATTGCCGTAACGTTTGCGATTATGATTGCTGTTTTTTTTGTAATAAGACAAGGTCTAAAATCAGGTTTAGAACGTTATGCCAAAGGCATGATGTTTGGCTTGGTGGTTTTAATATTGGGATTGTCCATTTGGGCTGCCACCTTAGATGGGGCGTTAGAGGGTTATCGTTGGCTTCTGTCACCTGATTTCTCCAAAATAAATTTTAAAGTAATTATGAGTGCTATGGGGCAGCTTTTCTTCTCTGTCGGAGTAGGAATGGCGGTTACCTTTGTTTTTGGTAGTTATACCAATACCAAAGATAATCTTGTAAGCAGTACAATCTGGATTGTATTGGCAGATACCTTTTTTGCATTTCTTTCAGGGCTGATGTTGTTCCCTGCTATTTTTAGTTTCAACCTTAGCCCAGATTCAGGACCTAATCTAATTTTTGTAACCATGGCTACAGTATTCCATAAACTGGAATATGGGTGGGCGGTTGGAGCTGTGTTTTTTCTACTGTTGTTTTTAGCAGGATTTAGCTCCCTTATCTCAGCGGTACAAGGTTTAAAAGATAGTTTTAAGGACAGGTATAAATTATCAAACAATGCGGCCTTGTTATCTGTAATTGGTAGTATCCTATTAGTTTCTATTGCAGCGGTCTTTTCTTATACTGATGATCCTTTACTAATATTCGGAAAAACGGTCTTTGAGATATTGGACTATACAACCAGTACCATACTATTGCCTTTGGGAGGATTGCTAACGGTCCTTTTTGCGGGACATATAATTGGGTACAAAAAGCTAAGAGGTCATCTATTGGAAGGAACAAAAACCCTAAAACTACATAGTTTTTGGAAGGTAGTTTTACTATGGATATTGCCATTATCGCTCATCATAATTTTACTTAATGGCCTATTAAACACCTAA
- a CDS encoding DUF2911 domain-containing protein: MKNSKFYLAALVFSFLIVDVGAQHFNIHNPITLPDKSQQSIITQRIGYTDITINYHSPGARGREVWGKMVPYGKVWRAGANENTIFTVTDDIEIEGQKLAAGSYGLHLLPEESQWTFIFSENYTSWGSYFYQEDEDALRVTVPVQNGSEMREWLSFDFRKRDRGTASIVLSWADKSAELSMTLNINELALDNIRKQLRSDAYWEWFSWCQAADYCAEHKINTQEALEWVNKSIQFQENFSNWDVKAKLLKQLGDDAAAEKAIERAIEVGSDVYLERYGRRLLKEKNYNKAEYVFGQSIKKNSTYWRAHFNRGNALKLLERKKEARKAFELALKYSPEDKKAQIQNSLETVE, from the coding sequence ATGAAGAATTCTAAATTTTATTTAGCTGCCTTAGTTTTTTCCTTTTTAATAGTAGATGTAGGTGCTCAGCATTTTAATATTCATAACCCCATTACTCTGCCGGATAAAAGTCAACAGTCCATTATTACGCAACGTATTGGTTATACAGATATCACAATTAATTATCATAGTCCAGGTGCAAGAGGTAGAGAGGTTTGGGGAAAGATGGTTCCGTATGGTAAAGTATGGCGAGCAGGAGCCAATGAAAATACCATCTTCACGGTTACGGACGATATTGAAATTGAAGGACAAAAATTGGCAGCTGGGAGTTATGGGCTTCACTTACTTCCAGAAGAGAGTCAATGGACTTTTATTTTTTCAGAAAATTATACTTCTTGGGGGAGCTACTTTTATCAAGAAGATGAAGATGCATTGCGCGTAACGGTACCGGTTCAAAATGGTTCTGAAATGAGAGAATGGTTAAGTTTTGACTTTAGGAAACGTGACCGAGGCACGGCTTCCATTGTTTTAAGTTGGGCGGATAAAAGCGCTGAATTAAGTATGACGCTCAATATAAATGAACTAGCATTGGATAATATTAGAAAGCAATTGCGTTCAGATGCGTATTGGGAATGGTTCAGTTGGTGCCAGGCGGCAGATTATTGTGCAGAACATAAAATTAACACCCAGGAAGCACTTGAATGGGTCAATAAATCCATCCAGTTTCAAGAGAACTTTTCTAATTGGGATGTTAAGGCTAAATTGTTAAAACAATTGGGAGATGACGCTGCAGCTGAAAAAGCAATAGAAAGAGCTATTGAGGTTGGAAGTGATGTGTATTTGGAGCGCTATGGCCGAAGACTTTTAAAAGAAAAGAATTACAATAAGGCGGAATATGTATTTGGACAGTCCATAAAGAAAAATTCCACATATTGGCGGGCACATTTCAACAGAGGAAATGCGCTTAAATTACTTGAAAGAAAAAAAGAGGCCAGAAAGGCTTTTGAACTTGCACTTAAATATAGTCCAGAGGACAAAAAAGCCCAAATACAGAACAGTTTGGAGACGGTTGAGTAG